A window of Arcobacter acticola genomic DNA:
TAGCAGTTCCAACTTCTACACTTTTAAGTGGTAGTGAAGTTAAGTATCTTGCTGAAGATTCACAAGCAAGAGCAATTGTATTATCAGCTTCTATGTATGAGAATTTAGTTCCATACTTAGAAAACCTTGATAACTTAAAAACAATTGTAATTGCTGGAATTGATAGTGTTGAAAATATCAAAAAACCAAAAGATATTAATGTTTATTCATTAAATGAAATTTTTGCAAATACTGATAAAACACCAAATCATTATAATTCTAAATCAGGAGAACCTGCATATTTAGTTTATACATCAGGAACAACTGGTTATCCAAAAGGTGTTTTACACTCACATAGATCACTTGTAGGAAGAACTCCTGCTACTAAATTTTGGTTTGATTTTAAAGAAAATGACAGAATCATGCATTCTGGTAAATTTAACTGGACTTATGTATTAGGATCAGCACTTATGGATCCATTGTTTAATGGTCATACAGTTATTGCTTATGAAGGTTCAAATGATGCATCTACTTGGATTAATTTAATTAAGAAACATAGTTGTACTATCTTTATTGGAGTTCCAACCATTTATAGACAAATCATTCAAAAAACTGATTTTACTTTAGAAGATTGCCCAAGCTTAAGATATTGTATGAGTGCTGGTGAGCATTTATCAGATGAGATGTTAGGTCTTTGGAGAGAAAAATTCAAACAAGATATTTATGAAGCAATCGGAATGAGCGAGTGTTCATACTATATTTCTCACTCAAAAAACAATCCTATTAGACCTGGGTCTGCAGGATTCGTACAACCAGGACATACTGTTAAACTTTTAGATCCAGATACACTTGAAGAAGTAGTTGATGGTGAAGAAGGAATGATTTGTATTGGTGAAGATGATCCAGGTTTATTCTTAGAGTATTGGCAATTAGAAGAAGAAACTGCAAAATCAAGACATGATGGGTATTTCTTCACAGGTGATTATGCTAAAAAAGATGAAGATGGATATATCTGGTTTATTGGTAGAAAAGATGACATCATCAATACTTTTGGATTTAGAGTATCACCTCATGAAATTGAAAGAGTTGTAAAAACACATGATGCGGTTGCTGATTGTGTTGCTTTTGGTTTAGATATTGGAAAAGATAAAACAATAGTTGCTATTGCAGTTATTGGTCATGAAGAATTAAGCGAAGAAAAACAAACAGAAGTATTAGCATTTGCACAAGCTAATCTTGCAAAATATAAAGCTCCAAAAGAGATTTTTGCAATGCTTGATTATCCAAGAACTAAAAATGGAAAAGTTTTAAGAAAACAACTTGTAAAACAATTACATGAAAAATATCATGCAATTGAAACTGGAACTGAAATTGTTGAATATAAAGCTAGAAGATCTATGTTATTTGTACCCGCTTATAATAAGCATAATGTACAAAAAGCAAAAACAGTACTTGCAGATGCTGTTATTTTTGACCTTGAAGCTATTTTACAAGAACAAAGAGAACTTGGAAGATCAACAGTTGCTGAAGTTTACAAAGAAGATGGAGCTAAATTTGGTGAGTCTGAAAGAGT
This region includes:
- a CDS encoding aldolase/citrate lyase family protein, with amino-acid sequence MSSNVKIEIPEFLNIGFACTSAHVGTPKENSIAMIIEDDKLGTDEISYKDLATKSDQVCNFFTSIGLEARDRVLVCLKNSLAYPISFFGTMKAGIIAVPTSTLLSGSEVKYLAEDSQARAIVLSASMYENLVPYLENLDNLKTIVIAGIDSVENIKKPKDINVYSLNEIFANTDKTPNHYNSKSGEPAYLVYTSGTTGYPKGVLHSHRSLVGRTPATKFWFDFKENDRIMHSGKFNWTYVLGSALMDPLFNGHTVIAYEGSNDASTWINLIKKHSCTIFIGVPTIYRQIIQKTDFTLEDCPSLRYCMSAGEHLSDEMLGLWREKFKQDIYEAIGMSECSYYISHSKNNPIRPGSAGFVQPGHTVKLLDPDTLEEVVDGEEGMICIGEDDPGLFLEYWQLEEETAKSRHDGYFFTGDYAKKDEDGYIWFIGRKDDIINTFGFRVSPHEIERVVKTHDAVADCVAFGLDIGKDKTIVAIAVIGHEELSEEKQTEVLAFAQANLAKYKAPKEIFAMLDYPRTKNGKVLRKQLVKQLHEKYHAIETGTEIVEYKARRSMLFVPAYNKHNVQKAKTVLADAVIFDLEAILQEQRELGRSTVAEVYKEDGAKFGESERVLRINNLGSEDLAKDLELAKTIELDGLLFSKIQTKEDVLEAVRLLEEVNPELSLMIMVETPLSVLNIQEICAASPKVEVIVVGSNKLANRLQIDIKKGSKAMLNYLSQIALAAKAYGKTVIDGPHFDVHDEFACEDSTKDAFNLGYDGKSLIHPVQIEYINDIFTPKQAEVEDYELMISKYEEATKEGKEVILHNDKLVDSSKIKWAKKMITLYETYKSLGQNLFNK